From Salinirubellus salinus, the proteins below share one genomic window:
- a CDS encoding ATP-binding protein, with product MDVSTPSPLDDERLPPLLLGLFGAGLFAVALWNFRMELRNLSVTLPPIAAFAMGLGGAMLVGLSGVFLHRTDLGVGARWRVALLSVGGGALFSGALAATMLIRSAEGRPVGEPQFALLVATSTGALAGVVVGLLNARARNDAERAERARDRFELLNSMLRHDVLNAMMIVQARAEVITDDLNGREREYAETIETQTEEVVDLVERTRAVLDVLGEGETYATQPTDVAELAAQEAETLAQTREVDVSVDTSTGALALADDLAADVFANVLSNAVEHHDRERPHVEVTATTTDESVEVRIADDGPGIPDDIKATVFRRDHRGLKDSEVGSGFGLFFVDTMMDAYGGTVTIEDNDPRGAVFVLRFRRAN from the coding sequence ATGGACGTGAGCACGCCGTCGCCGCTGGACGACGAGCGACTTCCGCCGCTGCTGCTCGGCCTGTTCGGTGCCGGCCTGTTCGCCGTCGCCCTCTGGAACTTCCGGATGGAACTCCGGAACCTCTCGGTGACGCTCCCCCCCATCGCGGCGTTCGCCATGGGGCTGGGCGGGGCGATGCTCGTCGGTCTCTCCGGGGTGTTCCTCCACCGGACCGACCTCGGGGTGGGCGCGCGCTGGCGGGTCGCGCTCCTGTCGGTCGGGGGCGGAGCGCTGTTCTCGGGCGCCCTCGCCGCGACGATGCTCATCCGGAGCGCGGAGGGTCGCCCCGTCGGGGAACCGCAGTTCGCGCTGCTCGTCGCCACGAGCACGGGCGCGCTCGCGGGAGTCGTCGTGGGCCTCCTGAACGCACGGGCCCGGAACGACGCCGAGCGTGCCGAACGCGCCCGCGACCGCTTCGAGTTGCTCAACTCGATGCTCAGACACGACGTGCTGAACGCGATGATGATCGTCCAGGCGCGCGCCGAGGTCATCACCGACGACCTGAACGGGCGCGAGCGGGAGTACGCCGAGACCATCGAGACGCAGACCGAGGAGGTCGTCGATCTCGTCGAACGAACCCGTGCGGTCCTGGACGTGCTTGGCGAGGGCGAGACGTACGCCACCCAACCGACCGACGTGGCGGAGCTCGCCGCGCAGGAGGCCGAGACACTCGCCCAGACCCGCGAGGTCGACGTCTCCGTCGACACGTCGACGGGGGCGCTGGCGCTGGCGGACGACCTCGCCGCCGACGTGTTCGCGAACGTGCTCTCGAACGCCGTCGAGCACCACGACCGGGAGCGGCCACACGTCGAGGTCACGGCCACCACGACCGACGAGTCCGTCGAGGTACGGATCGCCGACGACGGGCCGGGCATCCCGGACGACATCAAGGCGACCGTGTTCCGGCGCGACCACCGGGGCCTGAAGGACTCTGAGGTCGGGTCCGGGTTCGGCCTCTTCTTCGTCGACACGATGATGGACGCCTACGGCGGGACGGTGACCATCGAGGACAACGACCCACGTGGCGCCGTGTTCGTCCTCCGGTTCCGGCGGGCGAACTGA
- a CDS encoding DUF7504 family protein has protein sequence MSEESPFDLGPSFPHSGRRRVAPGTSILLLGPAGVDRREFAYELLAAGQRRAEGVVLVSTDVPGVAASGAYREVTGAEGDDRLFVVDATGTGGKGVAAISSPGDLTELGTALTRGFRELADTARMRVGLLSLTSMLDHLDRGGVFEFCTTLARRVERGGMLGVCTLNPDACNDQTLAMLTDAFDVVVELDERGSEVSCRVTGPEGRSNWTPV, from the coding sequence GTGAGCGAGGAGTCGCCGTTCGACCTCGGCCCATCGTTCCCCCACTCGGGCCGACGGCGGGTGGCGCCCGGGACCTCGATCCTCCTGCTGGGGCCGGCCGGCGTCGACCGCCGCGAGTTCGCCTACGAACTCCTCGCGGCTGGTCAGCGACGCGCCGAGGGTGTGGTCCTCGTCAGCACCGACGTCCCCGGCGTGGCGGCCTCCGGCGCCTACCGCGAGGTGACGGGCGCAGAGGGCGACGACCGGCTGTTCGTCGTCGACGCCACCGGAACCGGGGGGAAGGGGGTCGCCGCCATCTCCTCGCCCGGCGACCTGACGGAACTCGGGACGGCCCTCACGCGCGGTTTCCGCGAACTGGCGGACACCGCCCGGATGCGGGTCGGCCTGCTATCGCTCACGTCGATGCTCGACCACCTCGACCGTGGCGGCGTGTTCGAGTTCTGCACCACGCTCGCCCGACGGGTCGAGCGTGGTGGGATGCTCGGCGTCTGCACGCTCAACCCCGACGCGTGCAACGACCAGACTCTCGCGATGCTCACCGACGCGTTCGACGTCGTGGTGGAACTGGACGAGCGTGGCTCCGAGGTGTCGTGTCGCGTGACCGGGCCCGAGGGCCGGTCGAACTGGACCCCGGTCTAG
- a CDS encoding DUF6691 family protein: MVAKDHESHPLFLPAVFVGGLVFGVGLAVSEMARPEVVLDFLQFEDFGLLLVMGGAATVTATAYAVVGRLRDSAPLTGWDYERRLKSFDRNVLLGGTVFGVGWGLSGICPGAAYASLGIGNVTILWAIGGMFAGAYLQGWLRAVVAGDESPAATAEVSD; encoded by the coding sequence ATGGTCGCGAAGGACCACGAGTCCCACCCGCTGTTCCTGCCGGCGGTGTTCGTCGGCGGGCTCGTCTTCGGCGTCGGCCTCGCCGTCAGCGAGATGGCACGGCCGGAGGTCGTCCTCGACTTCCTCCAGTTCGAGGACTTCGGCCTCCTGCTGGTGATGGGTGGGGCCGCGACGGTCACCGCGACCGCCTACGCGGTCGTCGGCCGCTTGCGCGACAGCGCGCCGCTCACGGGCTGGGACTACGAGCGCCGGCTGAAGTCGTTCGACCGGAACGTCCTCCTCGGTGGCACCGTCTTCGGCGTGGGCTGGGGGCTCTCGGGCATCTGTCCGGGCGCGGCCTACGCCAGCCTCGGCATCGGGAACGTCACCATCCTCTGGGCCATCGGCGGGATGTTCGCCGGGGCGTACCTGCAAGGGTGGCTCCGAGCGGTGGTGGCCGGGGACGAGTCGCCCGCCGCGACCGCGGAGGTGTCGGACTGA
- a CDS encoding MBL fold metallo-hydrolase, which yields MFRHDGLDVSWLGYATLRVAGPEHVVYCDPGRYGVLDGATGGASREDAGGDADLVCVTHDHHYDSDAIRRVAGDDATLVLFEGVNTHRIDRDVVRPTDLPLEVRTVDAHADLAVGDVIVRTVPAYNDPEGPRADAEGNVPHPEGLGCGFHLTVPSAWDRDVTVFWPGDTDVLEGHDRLDVSLFCPPIGGTFTMDRHEAADLAVALDPDLVCPIHYDTFEAIETDSGAFAADVAGRGVPVVLDEAEQ from the coding sequence ATGTTCCGCCACGACGGACTGGACGTCTCGTGGCTCGGCTACGCCACCCTGCGCGTGGCCGGTCCCGAGCACGTCGTCTACTGTGACCCCGGTCGCTACGGCGTCCTCGACGGCGCGACCGGCGGCGCCAGTCGCGAGGACGCGGGCGGCGACGCCGACCTCGTCTGTGTCACCCACGACCACCACTACGACTCCGACGCCATCCGCCGCGTGGCCGGCGATGACGCCACGCTCGTCCTGTTCGAGGGGGTCAACACCCACCGCATCGACCGGGACGTGGTGCGGCCGACCGACCTCCCCCTCGAGGTGCGAACCGTCGATGCCCACGCCGACCTCGCCGTCGGCGACGTGATCGTCAGGACGGTGCCTGCCTACAACGACCCCGAGGGACCGCGGGCCGACGCCGAGGGGAACGTCCCCCACCCCGAGGGGCTCGGCTGTGGGTTCCACCTCACCGTGCCCTCCGCGTGGGACCGGGACGTGACCGTGTTCTGGCCCGGCGACACGGACGTACTGGAGGGGCACGACCGGCTCGACGTCTCGCTGTTCTGCCCCCCCATCGGTGGCACGTTCACGATGGACCGCCACGAAGCGGCCGACCTCGCCGTCGCGCTCGACCCGGACCTCGTCTGCCCGATCCACTACGACACGTTCGAGGCCATCGAGACGGACTCGGGAGCGTTCGCGGCCGACGTGGCCGGCCGTGGCGTCCCGGTCGTCCTAGACGAGGCCGAGCAGTAA
- a CDS encoding sulfurtransferase TusA family protein, translating into MTSESEPTEVLDVKGESCPMPVVKTKQAVDGLESGALLEVLATDSGSVSDISGWAEGTEGVTLEEQSEREDGGETVYVHHVRVA; encoded by the coding sequence ATGACGAGTGAATCCGAACCTACGGAGGTGCTGGACGTGAAGGGCGAGTCGTGTCCGATGCCGGTGGTCAAGACCAAGCAGGCCGTCGACGGTCTCGAGTCAGGGGCGTTGCTGGAGGTGCTGGCGACAGACAGCGGCAGTGTGAGCGACATCTCCGGGTGGGCCGAGGGTACCGAGGGCGTGACCCTCGAAGAGCAGTCCGAACGTGAGGACGGCGGTGAGACGGTGTACGTCCACCACGTCCGGGTGGCGTAG
- a CDS encoding DsrE/DsrF/DrsH-like family protein, giving the protein MSADTDGAETEADTPSPDAETEAEARIAALEDRIEELEAQVEADTGDDGRSMVIVATKGTLDMAYPPLILASTAAAFGWDVTVFHTFWGLDILHEERSKDLKLSSVGNPNMPVPNALAALPGMDRVTTTMMQRRIADNDTATIEELLETCFDMDVEMQACQMTIDLMDYDEADFYEGVTVGVGAATAINRMAEADVQLLV; this is encoded by the coding sequence ATGAGTGCGGACACGGACGGTGCCGAGACCGAGGCCGACACGCCCTCACCAGACGCCGAGACGGAGGCCGAGGCACGTATCGCCGCCCTCGAAGATCGTATCGAGGAACTGGAGGCGCAGGTCGAGGCCGACACCGGCGACGACGGGCGCTCGATGGTCATCGTGGCGACGAAGGGGACGCTCGACATGGCCTACCCGCCGCTCATCCTCGCCTCGACTGCGGCCGCGTTCGGGTGGGACGTCACCGTCTTCCACACGTTCTGGGGGCTCGACATCCTCCACGAGGAGCGCTCGAAGGACCTGAAGTTGAGTTCCGTCGGCAACCCGAACATGCCCGTCCCGAACGCGCTCGCGGCGCTCCCCGGCATGGACCGCGTGACGACGACGATGATGCAGCGGCGCATCGCCGACAACGACACCGCGACCATCGAGGAACTGCTCGAGACCTGCTTCGACATGGACGTCGAGATGCAGGCCTGCCAGATGACCATCGACCTGATGGACTACGACGAGGCAGACTTCTACGAGGGCGTCACCGTCGGCGTCGGTGCCGCAACGGCCATCAACCGGATGGCCGAGGCGGACGTACAACTGCTGGTCTGA
- a CDS encoding DUF7522 family protein, with amino-acid sequence MTDPSAAGAERLLEVLREEYGDTLRSVVEYGPSRKRIVYLRDDIDRQAASGRLVRLDQLYQAERLNNDPVMNDPELDRLHASIYVFDGATVVHVVDRGGAVLGFSVDTAAPVAVGSVTRYLREAFGEVPDSLADLP; translated from the coding sequence ATGACCGATCCCTCCGCTGCGGGGGCCGAACGGCTCCTCGAGGTACTGCGAGAGGAGTACGGGGACACACTGCGGAGTGTCGTCGAGTACGGTCCCAGTCGGAAACGCATCGTCTACCTCAGGGACGACATCGACCGCCAGGCCGCCAGTGGGCGGCTGGTCCGTCTCGACCAGCTCTACCAGGCCGAGCGCCTCAACAACGACCCGGTCATGAACGATCCGGAACTCGACCGTCTCCACGCCTCGATCTACGTCTTCGACGGCGCGACCGTCGTCCACGTCGTGGACCGGGGTGGCGCCGTCCTCGGCTTCTCGGTGGACACGGCGGCCCCCGTGGCGGTCGGGTCGGTGACGCGGTACCTGCGCGAGGCGTTCGGCGAGGTGCCCGACTCGCTCGCGGACCTGCCCTGA
- a CDS encoding helix-turn-helix domain-containing protein: MVESMGEMLERDLQCENLLECFHGLSDLDRETFRVLVDADRPLTVDELAEAVDRERTTAYRSLRRLDEAGVVDREQRSGDGGSYYHVFSPADPDEVADAMQRLLNDWYATMGTLVAEFRETYADRVEVGADTDDEPERVADDPHPAPANPE; encoded by the coding sequence ATGGTCGAGTCGATGGGCGAGATGCTCGAACGCGACCTGCAGTGCGAGAACCTGCTCGAGTGTTTCCACGGGCTGAGCGACCTGGACCGCGAGACGTTCCGGGTCCTCGTCGACGCCGACCGGCCGCTGACGGTCGACGAGCTGGCCGAGGCGGTCGACCGGGAGCGTACCACGGCCTACCGCTCGCTCCGGCGACTCGACGAAGCGGGCGTCGTCGACCGGGAACAGCGCAGCGGCGACGGCGGCAGTTACTACCACGTCTTCAGTCCCGCCGACCCCGACGAGGTGGCCGACGCGATGCAGCGCCTGCTCAACGACTGGTACGCGACGATGGGGACGCTCGTCGCCGAGTTCCGCGAGACGTACGCCGACCGCGTCGAAGTGGGCGCGGACACCGACGACGAGCCCGAGCGCGTCGCCGACGACCCACACCCGGCGCCGGCCAACCCCGAGTAG
- a CDS encoding PadR family transcriptional regulator, whose product MYDLTGFQRDLLYVIAGRDEPHGLAIKEELEDYYEKEIHHGRLYPNLDTLVDKGLIEKGQRDRRTNFYTLTSRGKREIQARHDWEAQYTEGMFD is encoded by the coding sequence ATGTACGACCTGACAGGGTTCCAGCGTGACCTCCTCTACGTCATCGCGGGGCGGGACGAACCGCACGGGCTCGCCATCAAGGAAGAGCTCGAGGACTACTACGAGAAGGAGATCCACCACGGGCGGCTCTATCCCAACCTCGACACGCTCGTCGACAAGGGGCTCATCGAGAAGGGGCAGCGCGACCGCCGGACCAACTTCTACACGCTCACGAGTCGTGGCAAGCGGGAGATACAGGCTCGGCACGACTGGGAGGCCCAGTACACCGAGGGGATGTTCGACTGA
- a CDS encoding DUF429 domain-containing protein, producing MSETATEGERQYVGAGRCPDGWVAVVHTVDGFDHAAVFPEVGALWGRYEETAERILVGVPVGLLEGGEDPRPPEPLAREVLGPRASAVVPAPVREATRKRRHATATRVNERKTGRRLSKRAHELAGYIAEVDSLLGAIPEAREVVVESHPELCFRALAGETLSYDAGTAAGYAERLRVLAAFDADAPVDVVNASEATGGHEVRVADVIDATALALTARPGPGEFRSLPTDPPLDPEGLPMRMCYRSERPLGG from the coding sequence GTGAGTGAGACGGCGACGGAGGGTGAACGGCAGTACGTCGGCGCCGGGCGCTGTCCCGATGGCTGGGTGGCCGTGGTCCACACCGTGGACGGGTTCGACCACGCCGCGGTGTTCCCCGAGGTGGGCGCGCTCTGGGGGCGCTACGAGGAGACGGCCGAACGCATCCTCGTCGGGGTTCCGGTCGGACTGCTGGAGGGCGGCGAGGACCCCCGGCCGCCGGAGCCGCTGGCGCGCGAGGTGCTCGGCCCACGCGCGAGCGCCGTCGTCCCCGCGCCGGTCCGAGAGGCGACGCGCAAGCGACGCCACGCCACCGCGACGCGGGTGAACGAGCGCAAGACCGGCCGCCGGCTCTCGAAGCGCGCGCACGAACTCGCCGGCTACATCGCCGAGGTCGACAGCCTGCTCGGGGCCATCCCGGAGGCCCGCGAGGTGGTCGTCGAATCCCACCCCGAACTCTGTTTCCGCGCGCTGGCCGGTGAGACCCTCTCGTACGACGCCGGGACGGCCGCCGGCTACGCCGAGCGGCTGCGGGTGCTGGCGGCGTTCGACGCGGACGCCCCGGTCGACGTGGTGAACGCCAGCGAGGCCACCGGCGGCCACGAGGTGCGCGTCGCCGACGTCATCGACGCGACGGCACTCGCGCTGACCGCACGCCCCGGTCCCGGCGAGTTCCGATCGCTGCCGACGGACCCGCCGCTCGACCCGGAGGGACTGCCGATGCGGATGTGCTACCGGAGCGAGCGGCCGCTCGGAGGCTGA
- a CDS encoding YeeE/YedE family protein, with the protein MLGELYATLLPNGWVTYAAGGALIGLGTVFIYSLTGISAGASTFLESTLSYVSDRPQFAQYRASRDWRVVFSLGIVLGAAAWAFTFGDGPWLTDVQPWRLALGGVLVGVGTRLGKGCTSGHGVCGVGSGSKTSIVNVATFLAVAIGVAQLVAAMGVSP; encoded by the coding sequence ATGCTCGGGGAGCTCTACGCGACGCTGCTACCCAACGGCTGGGTCACCTACGCGGCGGGCGGCGCGCTCATCGGTCTCGGGACGGTGTTCATCTACTCGCTGACCGGCATCTCGGCCGGCGCGAGCACGTTCCTCGAGTCGACGCTCTCGTACGTCTCGGACCGCCCGCAGTTCGCCCAGTACCGCGCCTCGCGTGACTGGCGGGTCGTGTTCAGCCTCGGTATCGTCCTCGGGGCCGCGGCGTGGGCGTTCACGTTCGGCGACGGGCCGTGGCTCACCGACGTCCAGCCGTGGCGCCTCGCACTCGGTGGCGTCCTCGTCGGCGTCGGCACACGCCTCGGCAAGGGCTGTACCTCGGGCCACGGCGTCTGTGGCGTCGGCAGCGGCTCGAAGACCTCCATCGTCAACGTCGCCACGTTCCTCGCCGTCGCCATCGGGGTCGCCCAGCTCGTCGCGGCTATGGGGGTGAGCCCCTGA
- a CDS encoding DUF2270 domain-containing protein — protein MTDASTGPPHETEPDEASSDAESPPVDSAPTAAPDESGDANVGYGLLDEEMGPSGAMAHLYRGEVHRMKLWRERLDQTTNWAVLLLAAILTWAFSNPSNPHYVLLIGNIAVGLFLVIEARRYRAYDMWRSRVRTLQRNVFAPGLDPTREVDPDWREHLAADYYQPTLKITFEEALAHRLRRVYLPLFCILDGAWVLRVTAFSAVPWPESAAIGVVSGLAVTAGLAVAFCAALFVALRPRTWRAQDELRTEDIRSPHE, from the coding sequence ATGACCGACGCGAGCACCGGACCCCCCCACGAGACCGAACCGGACGAGGCGTCGAGCGACGCTGAGTCCCCACCGGTGGACTCGGCTCCCACGGCCGCCCCCGACGAGTCGGGGGACGCGAACGTCGGCTACGGGCTGCTCGACGAGGAGATGGGCCCAAGCGGGGCGATGGCGCACCTCTACCGTGGCGAGGTCCACCGGATGAAGCTCTGGCGCGAGCGGTTGGACCAGACGACGAACTGGGCGGTCCTCCTGCTGGCGGCCATCCTGACGTGGGCGTTCTCGAACCCGAGCAACCCCCACTACGTCCTGCTCATCGGCAACATCGCCGTGGGGCTGTTCCTCGTCATCGAGGCGCGTCGCTACCGCGCCTACGACATGTGGCGCTCGCGGGTCCGGACGCTCCAGCGGAACGTCTTCGCGCCGGGGCTCGACCCGACACGCGAGGTGGACCCGGACTGGCGCGAGCATCTCGCGGCGGACTACTACCAGCCCACGCTGAAGATCACGTTCGAGGAGGCCCTCGCCCATCGCCTGCGGCGGGTCTACCTCCCGCTGTTCTGCATCCTCGACGGCGCGTGGGTGCTCCGGGTCACCGCGTTCAGCGCCGTGCCGTGGCCCGAGAGCGCGGCCATCGGCGTCGTCTCGGGCCTCGCGGTGACGGCCGGGCTGGCCGTCGCGTTCTGCGCCGCGCTGTTCGTCGCGCTCAGACCGCGCACGTGGCGGGCGCAGGACGAACTCCGGACGGAGGATATCAGGTCGCCGCACGAGTAG
- a CDS encoding HesB/IscA family protein — protein sequence MSTEAAERPVDVSEAAAEQATSLLAGEGHDTDEAGLRLFVQQGGCAGLSYGMRFDLEPEDDDTVITEHGLRVFVDPASMKYIAGSRLEFEGGLQGAGFTVENPNVVSECGCGESFRT from the coding sequence ATGAGCACAGAGGCCGCCGAACGACCCGTGGACGTGAGCGAGGCCGCCGCGGAACAGGCCACCTCGCTACTGGCGGGCGAGGGGCACGACACCGACGAGGCCGGACTCCGCCTGTTCGTCCAGCAGGGCGGATGTGCGGGGCTCTCCTACGGGATGCGCTTCGACCTGGAACCGGAGGACGACGACACCGTCATCACGGAGCACGGGCTCCGCGTGTTCGTCGACCCCGCGAGCATGAAGTACATCGCGGGGTCACGGCTGGAGTTCGAGGGGGGCCTCCAGGGGGCCGGCTTCACCGTCGAGAATCCGAACGTCGTCAGTGAGTGCGGTTGCGGCGAGTCGTTCAGGACCTGA
- a CDS encoding MBL fold metallo-hydrolase, which translates to MSETKFPEVDAEVEATDAEDLKRRVDAGESVAIVDTREPEDFETWHIEAPTVTNVNLPYHEFFDGLDADLEARIPDAETIYVVCAIGRSSEYVAKVLTKAGYHATNLADGMEGWARLYEHTDVTLPTGTLVRQYRRPSSGCLAYMVVSEDEAAVVDPLRAFTDQYLVDADELGVRIEYVLDTHVHADHVSGLRELADAAGATMVLPRAAAERGATYADEARLVEGGERLPLGNTAIAVRHTPGHTSGMTTYRVDDAIAMTGDTLFVDSVARPDLEEGDEGATAAAEQLYETLQERVLTLPDDTLVAPAHYGGDTEPREDGAYLTTVGEVTASLALLGVDRETFVERVLADMPPRPANYEEIIETNLGRATASDEDAFTMELGPNNCSAGGD; encoded by the coding sequence ATGTCAGAGACGAAGTTCCCCGAGGTCGACGCCGAGGTCGAGGCGACGGACGCCGAGGACCTCAAGCGGCGGGTCGACGCGGGGGAGTCGGTCGCCATCGTCGACACTCGAGAGCCCGAGGACTTCGAGACGTGGCACATCGAGGCGCCGACCGTCACGAACGTCAACCTCCCGTACCACGAGTTCTTCGACGGACTGGACGCAGACCTCGAGGCCCGCATCCCGGACGCCGAGACCATCTACGTCGTCTGTGCCATCGGCCGGTCCAGCGAGTACGTCGCGAAGGTACTCACGAAGGCGGGCTACCACGCGACGAACCTCGCCGACGGGATGGAGGGGTGGGCACGCCTCTACGAACACACCGACGTGACGCTGCCCACCGGGACGCTGGTCCGGCAGTACCGGCGGCCCTCCTCGGGCTGTCTGGCCTACATGGTCGTCTCCGAGGACGAGGCGGCCGTCGTCGACCCGCTCCGGGCGTTCACGGACCAGTACCTCGTCGACGCCGACGAACTCGGCGTCCGCATCGAGTACGTGCTCGACACCCACGTCCACGCGGACCACGTCTCCGGCCTGCGCGAACTGGCCGACGCGGCGGGCGCGACGATGGTGCTCCCGCGTGCGGCCGCCGAACGCGGCGCGACCTACGCCGACGAGGCGCGCCTCGTCGAGGGCGGCGAGCGACTCCCGCTCGGGAACACCGCCATCGCGGTCCGGCACACCCCCGGCCACACCTCCGGGATGACGACCTACCGCGTGGACGACGCCATCGCCATGACCGGCGACACGCTGTTCGTCGACAGCGTCGCACGTCCCGACCTCGAGGAGGGTGACGAGGGCGCCACGGCGGCCGCGGAACAGCTCTACGAGACCCTCCAGGAGCGCGTGCTCACCCTGCCGGACGACACGCTTGTCGCGCCGGCCCACTACGGTGGCGACACCGAACCGCGCGAGGACGGCGCCTACCTCACCACGGTCGGCGAGGTGACCGCCTCGCTCGCCCTGCTCGGTGTCGACCGTGAGACGTTCGTCGAGCGCGTCCTCGCGGACATGCCGCCGCGCCCGGCGAACTACGAGGAGATCATCGAGACGAACCTCGGCCGGGCCACCGCGAGCGACGAGGACGCGTTCACGATGGAACTCGGCCCGAACAACTGCTCGGCCGGTGGCGACTGA
- a CDS encoding amphi-Trp domain-containing protein, with protein MEEVLFEHEQVQSRADVAALLRDVANKLEAGEAVTVSAGGSSVSLDVPARPTFEVKVERETNGREELSIEFELEWDVNAGDGDASLSIE; from the coding sequence ATGGAGGAAGTCCTCTTCGAACACGAACAGGTCCAGTCCCGTGCCGACGTCGCCGCGCTCCTGCGGGACGTCGCGAACAAACTCGAGGCCGGCGAGGCGGTCACGGTCAGCGCCGGTGGCTCGTCGGTGTCGCTCGACGTGCCCGCTCGTCCCACCTTCGAGGTGAAGGTCGAGCGCGAGACGAACGGCCGCGAGGAGCTCTCCATCGAGTTCGAGCTGGAGTGGGACGTGAACGCGGGCGACGGTGACGCGTCGCTGAGTATCGAGTAG
- a CDS encoding DUF7504 family protein, whose product MSRQGTVDPTGADSARTTPRGENVLVLASSMDAAADEPCRSLTSDADALVVVSLSESPDRRLRAITADGRRPAQVGAISCDTTRGAAAASGSSQSAGGSAIVTVPSPADLTGIGMHAERLLTRFEGVGRVALCVHSLTTLLQYADTRAVFRFGHALTRKVRETGATAYFHLDPATVDQRTLRTMRSLFDRTVEV is encoded by the coding sequence ATGAGCAGACAAGGTACCGTCGACCCCACCGGGGCGGACTCGGCGCGGACCACCCCGCGGGGCGAGAACGTGCTGGTGCTCGCGTCCTCGATGGACGCCGCTGCCGACGAGCCGTGCCGGTCCCTCACGAGCGATGCCGACGCTCTCGTCGTGGTCTCCCTCTCGGAGTCGCCGGACCGGCGCCTGCGCGCCATCACGGCCGACGGCCGGCGGCCCGCGCAGGTGGGGGCTATCTCCTGTGACACGACCCGAGGGGCGGCCGCGGCGTCGGGGAGCAGCCAGTCCGCCGGCGGCTCGGCCATCGTGACGGTGCCGAGCCCGGCCGACCTCACCGGCATCGGGATGCACGCCGAGCGACTCCTCACGCGGTTCGAGGGGGTGGGCCGGGTGGCCCTCTGTGTCCACTCGCTCACCACGCTCCTCCAGTACGCCGACACGCGGGCGGTCTTCCGCTTCGGCCACGCCCTCACCCGCAAGGTGCGCGAGACGGGAGCGACGGCGTACTTCCACCTCGACCCAGCGACGGTGGACCAACGGACGCTCCGGACGATGCGGTCGCTGTTCGACCGGACCGTAGAGGTCTAG
- a CDS encoding response regulator, with amino-acid sequence MIDSADGPPTVLVVEDEAKLRETYQLWLEGEYEVLTAPDGETALEVADEGVDVVLLDRLMPGRSGSETLAALRERDIGAKYAMVTAVEPDLDIVEMGFDAYLTKPVDREGLTETIEAIRAQTAYSDALDEYTSLVEKRETLLSRGDEAGVREREEFQRLQARIEELDARLDESAAVEADGTGFAATLRTIDERQGEES; translated from the coding sequence ATGATAGATTCGGCGGACGGCCCGCCGACGGTCCTCGTGGTGGAGGACGAAGCGAAACTCCGCGAGACCTACCAGCTCTGGCTCGAGGGCGAGTACGAGGTACTGACCGCACCCGACGGGGAGACGGCACTCGAGGTGGCCGACGAGGGCGTCGACGTGGTGTTGCTCGACCGGCTGATGCCGGGACGCTCCGGGAGCGAGACGCTGGCGGCGCTGCGCGAGCGCGACATCGGCGCGAAGTACGCGATGGTGACGGCCGTCGAACCGGACCTCGACATCGTGGAGATGGGGTTCGACGCCTACCTGACCAAGCCGGTCGACCGCGAGGGCCTGACCGAGACCATCGAGGCCATCCGGGCACAGACGGCGTACTCCGACGCACTCGACGAGTACACGTCGCTGGTCGAGAAACGCGAGACGCTGCTCTCCCGAGGCGACGAGGCCGGCGTCCGCGAGCGCGAGGAGTTCCAGCGGTTGCAGGCCCGCATCGAGGAACTCGACGCACGCCTCGACGAGTCGGCCGCCGTCGAGGCGGACGGGACCGGCTTCGCGGCCACGCTCCGGACCATCGACGAGCGGCAGGGTGAGGAGTCGTGA
- a CDS encoding dodecin family protein, which produces MTAVKIIKVLGTSTDSWEDAAREAIAQASESVEDISGIEVEDWTAKVEDGRITEYKATVEIAFPVHGHRQQP; this is translated from the coding sequence ATGACAGCAGTGAAGATCATCAAGGTACTGGGCACGTCGACCGACTCGTGGGAGGACGCCGCGCGCGAGGCTATCGCGCAGGCGAGCGAGTCGGTGGAGGACATCAGCGGCATCGAGGTCGAGGACTGGACGGCGAAGGTGGAAGACGGGCGGATAACGGAGTACAAGGCGACCGTCGAGATCGCGTTCCCCGTCCACGGACACCGACAGCAGCCGTAG